AATAGCTCAGGATGCCGTTGATGAGCGCCTCCAGCCGGTGCACCCGGCCCCGGAGCAGGCCCATCTGATGGCGCGTCTCGTCGCTCATCTTGTCCGCCAGCCCCTCTTCAATCCACTCGGAGAGGCTCGCGATGCCTCGCAGCGGGGCCTTGAGGTCGTGGGACGCGACATAGGCGAACTGATCCAGGTCCTGGTTCGTCACCTTCAATTCCTGCGTGAGCCGCTCGGCCTGCTGCCGCGCGTGCACCTGCTCCGTCACCTCGAAGGCGATGACGGAGATGCCCTCAATCGTCCCCGACGGGTCATAGATGGGCTGGTAGATGAGGTTGAAGAAGTAGTCCTGGACCTGGCCCGCGCGAAGCAACGGGACCCGGAGCTCGTCGCCGAAGAAGGGCTCGCCCGTGGCGTACACCCGATCCAACAAGGGGACGATGATCTCCTTCAGCTCCGGCAGCGCTTCGCGCAGGGGCTTGCCCACGACGTCCCGCCCCCCGACGAGCTCGACGTAGCGCGGGTTCGCGAAGTCGTAGACATGGTCCGTCCCTCGCAACACGCAGATGCCGGCAGGGGCCTGGAGGAAGAGTGACTCCAGCCGTGAGCGCTGCCGCTCCGCCTCCGCGAGCGCCGCCTGCTCGCGCAGCAACAGCCGCGCCCGCTCCTCGTACACCCGCGCGCTGGAGAGCGTCGTCGCCACGTGGCCGGCCGACAGCTCGAAGAAGTCCCGGTACGCATCGTCAAGCGAGCGACGGGGGTTCACCCCCATCACGATGAAGCCCTGGAGCGCGCTCTCCCCGGAGCGGAACAGCGGGAGCACGAGCGCCTCGCGGGACGGCTCGGGCCACGCGCCTCCGGGCCAGGGGGCCTCCGCCTCCAGCAGGTCCACCCGCACGGGACGCTGCGTGCGGACGACCTCCGCGAAGGGCCAGTCGCCGCCCTCCCCCATCGCGACCCGCTCGGGCCCTCCCGCCGCGAAGCCCATGGAGGCCACCAGCCGGGCCTCCGCGTCGTCGGGGGAAAGCTGGTACAGCAGCGCGAACGACACGTCGGCGATCCCGCCGGAGAGCGTCCTCATCGCGTGCTCGCACGCCTCCTTCACCGTGGCCGTGGCCGACATGGCCGTCTGCGCGCCCAGGTCGCGCAGGAGCCGCAGCCGCCTCTCGCTCAGCAGGCGCGGCGTCGTCTCCGCGCAGGCGCAGAAGATGCCGCCCACCGTGCCGTCCTCGTTCCAGAGCGGCGCGTAGGAGAACGTGAAGTAGGTCTCCTCCAGGTACCCGTTGCGCCACATCATCAACGGGAAGTCCTCCGACCACGTCGCCTTGCCCGTGGCACGGACGCTTTCGAGCATCGGGCCGATGACGTCCCAGATCTCCCCCCAGCACTCCCAGCCAGGGCGGCCCAGGAACTGGGGGTGCTTGTGCGCGCCGAGGATGGGCCGGTACGCGTCGTTGTAGAGGCGCGCGAACTGCGGTCCCCACCAGATCTCGATGGGGTGCCGGGACGCCAGGCAGATGCTGACCGCCGTGCGCAGGCTCTGGGGCCACTGCGCCACCGGGCCCACCGGACAGTGGGCCCAGTCGAACTCGCGCATGCGCCGCGCCATCTCCCCGTCACCGGCGAGGAAGGGGGCGTCTTGGAGGGAGATTTCGTCAACAGGGACGCTGCATGGCTTCACACCGCTCAAGGCATCTCCACCAGGGCCCAGTACTTGTTGAGCGTGGCCATCACCTCCACGAAGCTGAGGAACGTCACCGGCTTGAGCAGATAGCCGGCGACGTTGAAATCGTAAGCGTCGATCTTGTCGCGCTCGTTGGCGGACGTGGTGAGCACCACCACCGACGTCGTCCTCAGCCGCGGATCCGCTCGCAGGGCGCGCAGGAACTCGATGCCGTTCATCTTCGGCAGGTTGAGGTCCAGCAGCACCAGCCGGCGCCCCTCGGGCACCGTCCCGTCGCGCAGCGCCTCCAGCCCCTCCAGGCCATTGGAGGCCACGTAGAGCGGGTTGGCGATGTGGTTCTTGCTGAAGGCTCGGCGGACGTTCATCACGTCCACCTCGTCGTCCTCGATGAGCAGGATGCTCATGCTCTTGTCGCTCTTGTCGCCAACCATGGGAGCGGTCATCCGGGTCCCTTGCACCTGCGAGGCTCACGTTGTCCGTGGAGCCAGACCTGCGTCC
Above is a window of Corallococcus soli DNA encoding:
- a CDS encoding sensor histidine kinase is translated as MREFDWAHCPVGPVAQWPQSLRTAVSICLASRHPIEIWWGPQFARLYNDAYRPILGAHKHPQFLGRPGWECWGEIWDVIGPMLESVRATGKATWSEDFPLMMWRNGYLEETYFTFSYAPLWNEDGTVGGIFCACAETTPRLLSERRLRLLRDLGAQTAMSATATVKEACEHAMRTLSGGIADVSFALLYQLSPDDAEARLVASMGFAAGGPERVAMGEGGDWPFAEVVRTQRPVRVDLLEAEAPWPGGAWPEPSREALVLPLFRSGESALQGFIVMGVNPRRSLDDAYRDFFELSAGHVATTLSSARVYEERARLLLREQAALAEAERQRSRLESLFLQAPAGICVLRGTDHVYDFANPRYVELVGGRDVVGKPLREALPELKEIIVPLLDRVYATGEPFFGDELRVPLLRAGQVQDYFFNLIYQPIYDPSGTIEGISVIAFEVTEQVHARQQAERLTQELKVTNQDLDQFAYVASHDLKAPLRGIASLSEWIEEGLADKMSDETRHQMGLLRGRVHRLEALINGILSYSRVSRTREKLETVDVGTLLAESRDLLAPRPEASIVIGGGMPTLQVERVPLQQVFLNLMSNALKHAGRADARIEIACADADAFYDFTLKDNGPGIDPRFHDRIWGIFQTLEARDKVEGTGIGLSVVKKIVETRGGRVAIESELGAGATFHVYWPKRPGVQA
- a CDS encoding response regulator, whose amino-acid sequence is MVGDKSDKSMSILLIEDDEVDVMNVRRAFSKNHIANPLYVASNGLEGLEALRDGTVPEGRRLVLLDLNLPKMNGIEFLRALRADPRLRTTSVVVLTTSANERDKIDAYDFNVAGYLLKPVTFLSFVEVMATLNKYWALVEMP